The DNA region TGGAAAGTGTCCGATACAGGTACTCTGTTCCACACTTGTCTAGAATTTTCTCAGTCGTCATACATTTTTGACAATACTGTAACTAACTGCTTCTGCATTATGATCTAGAATATGCATATGCCATGTTAAATATGACCATATATGAGAAGTAGCATTACAGTCTTTAGATGAGCTGCTACTTAAAAATCAGGAACTTTAAACTTAAATTTGAATTTACTTCTCAGTACAAGTCTAATATATATGTACTACATacatttcattgtttttattccacaatatttatattcttattaacattattttattgcttcttcattattatattttatgtatctTTGTcatcacggtggtgcagcaggtagtgtcgcagtcacacagctccagggacctggaggtcgtgggtttgattcccgctctgggtgactgtctgtgaggagttggtgtgttctccctgtgtccgcgtgggtttcctccgggtgctccggtttcccccaacagtccaaaaaaacacacgctagtaggtggattggcaactcaaaaagtgtctgtaggtgtgaatgtgtgtgcgtgtgtgttgccctgtgaaggactggcgccccctccagggtgtattcccaccttgcgcccaatgattccaggtaggctctggacccaccgcgaccttgaattggataagcggttacagagagtgaatgaatgaatgtatctttgtttttctcttttaataCCATACATGCTACAACATGGAAAAAGTGAATTTCCCTTTGgagattaataaaaaaatttcaTCTTGAAATTTGCAactataaatattggtagaaTTAAATTAGAATTTGAAAATGCATATTGGGCATCTGAAATATGCAATTTTAACACTAACACTATTGTTGAAAATGACTAAATTAGCATATGTAATAGCAGAGAAAATAACAGAGGACAGCAATGAGGTCTTTCGGGGCTTGAGTTTAATGCTCCTTATGCAGTCTTTTAAAGTTTCTTATTTTCATTGCTGTGGTATTTTGCCCTGTAGGATACTGGAACACTTTAACACCAGCCCTCAGGAGTACTCTGTAATCTTCACCGCTGGCTGCACTGCTGCACTTAAACTAGTGGCTGACTCCTTCCCTTGGGGCTCAGGAAGCCAGTTTTGCTACTTCACTGATAACCACACCTCTGTGGTGGGCATCCGTGGGGTGACCATTCCTAAAGGAGTTAAAACATTAGCCGTCTCACCTCAAGAAGTGGAAGCAAGGGCCAAAGACCATCAAAATAATCAAGTGACTGTAATTACAGAGCATGACATTTCAGTGGCCCATCTTTTCTGTTACCCTGCCCAGAGTAACTTCTCAGGGCGGAAGTATCCACTGAGCTATGTGACGGGGGTTCAGTCTCAGCAGCTCTACCCAACCTGTGAGCATAGAGGCCGATGGTTCGTACTGCTGGATGCTGCCAGCTTTGTTGGCTGTTCGCCACTTGACCTGAAGCAGCACCCTGCTGACTTCGTCCCCAtctctttttataaaatatttggcTTCCCCACTGGACTCGGGGCCTTGCTGGTAAAGAATGAGGCAGCGGAGCTGTTGAGAAAAGGTTACTTTGGTGGAGGGACAGCTTCAGCTTATACGGCAGGAGAGGACTATTTTGTACCAAAGTCAAACATTATTAGCAGGTAAATATAATACAGTCTAAAAGGTACTGTTCATTACAAAGCCTGTGTCATCTTCTGTATTTATAAaacctaaataaaaaaattcattGAATAGTTCTTTTTGGATTTGTATGTATAATAATCCTTAGATTTGAAGATGGCACCATTTCGTTCCTTGATATTATCTCCCTTCATCACGGTTTTGATGTCCTTCAAAAACTCACTGGTATTTGAGCTTTTATTACTTTCCTTTAACCTTTAATTTTTGCAGGGGTTCTCTTGTGACTCAGGCTTTCTTAATGCAATGTTCTGCGTTTTCTCCTTAGGTAGCATGGTGAACATTCAGTTACACACATTTGGCTTAGCTCGTTACACCTACATGATCCTTTCCTGCCTGCGCCATAACAATGAGCAGCCTGTGGCTCAAATCTACTGTGACAATGAGTTTGAGAGTGTAGCTAAGCAGGGAGCAGTCCTGAACTTCAACCTGCTGGACCGCCATGGCCAAGTGGTAGGATATTCTAAGGTAAATAATCTATAGAGAGAAGTATTTTCTCTGTGTAACTTTAACCTTCTTGGGACTTTACATTTTAAGGACTTCAACAAGTTCTTGAGTTACCTTTACATCTGTTTGGCAGAAGTGCAATTTGAAGTGCTCCactttgctttgctttttccACAGGTAGACAAAATGGCCTCTCTGTTCAATATTCATATGCGCACAGGATGTTTCTGTAACACAGGGGCTTGTCAAGCCCATCTAGGCATTAGCAACAAAGAGGTGAAGAGGAACCTCCAGGTCAGATATGTAATACTtaatgttataaatattattgtaaaACACTTGATTATTACCAGAAAtaagatttcttttttttttaaaggctggTCATGTCTGTGGGGATAATATTGACCTGGTGGAAGGCCGTCCGACTGGATCCATCCGCATCTCTTTTGGATACATGTCAACTTTTGAGGATTGTCAAAGTTTTCTAAAGTTTGTTGTTAACTGCTTCGTGGATAAACCACTAAAATTGGACCAAGAGAGACTGGCCAGGATAAGATCAGCTACCACTACAGAGGCTTCTGTTTCAGATTTGCTGAACTCAGTGTACATCAGTAGAACTGTGCCTGAGGAGAATCAACTGAGCCCCTCTCCTGCTCCTCTGAACAATCAATCAAGTGAAGTGGTTTCAAAATCAGAAAGGAACGTTGGGAAGCCCTGCACACTtaccaatatatttatttatcctaTTAAATCGTGTGCTGCATTTGAGGTACAGTAAAATTTGCTTTATGTTCAGTTGGAATCCATTCAGTTAACATGTAACCCTGCTTTCAGGAGTACATAATGTTATTTTGTATGAAATCCAAATTTAATAATAAGTTTGGTTGTTGGGTTtggttaatacatttttaaaacgaCAGTAAAATGATTGTTGATACTTGTCTAATTCTTTCCTTTTAAATTCAATCTAACACTCTCACTTTATGCTGTGGTGTTCAAAGGTGACTGAGTGGCCAGTAGGACCACACGGGCTATTATATGACCGTACATGGATGGTAGTGAATGAGAatggagtgtgtctgagccagaagagagagacaaaactCTGTCTCATCCACCCACACATCTGTCTAGCATCCAATATCTTGCGGTTGCAAGCTCCAGGTCAGGCACATCTTAGCCTGAATTTCCAGGCAACTTTATCACCTACAGTAAGCCATTTCATATGGGGCAGGCGAGTGTGTTGCATATATAAGCCAGTCATTTTCTTCTAGCAAATTGAATAACCACATTCATGATCAAGTGGGATTTATGGCTTTCCTCTTTCATGCATGACATGTGTAACCAATCAGAATTTAGCTCTGCTCAATTCTACAGCACCAATGCACCAAAATCAAGGTATAATTGCAGAGCTTATGACAACTTGGACTTGTTAAGACTAGACATGTTTTTCACACATCAATGCATGCCAACGAATTGAATGTTTCCCACAAAAGTGCCCTGCTGTCTATTTATaagcaatttttttaaattggtaaatttttaattaaattatatttttaaaacattaaacatctGGAAAATAGAAGGAGTGCAGAGGTTATGTGAATTTTCATGTCACAGcacaaaaatgtgttaaaataccatataatttctttttaacctccaataaataaatatattagaatactctaatataaaaaaactgaaatagaATGGTTTTTCAGGTATGGAAACCATCACACTTCCCCTGGAGGCCAGTGGAGAAAATCATGTTCTACGAAAATGTCAAAGCAAAGTCTGTGGTGACAGGTAAGCAGAAAACATGTTTTTCCCTAAATTGTTTttgggttgttgttttttcattatttgttatttattcttGTTGATTTTTGACTTATACCTGCCTTTCTTTGATGCATTCAGGCAGTTCATATCAATTTGTGTTGTGAAACACATTGCAagctttgtttaaatatttcattgatGTTATGATGGTGTGCAACAAATGTTGTAGGTATATCCTAAGTGTAATCAAAGCTGGTACAGCTATAGAGTCACTATTCTTTGGGCTTATTTTGCCAACCTTACTTCTgaaatccacattaaaataatcaATGTGTCTCTGCCGTTTCTTAGAATACAGGCAGTTGACTGTGGGGAGAGTGTGTCAGCTTGGCTCTCAGAGTTTCTGGGCAAACCTTGCTGTCTCGTTAGGCAAAATCCAGATTTCTCTCGGGATATGAAAATGGGCCAAGAAAAAGGTAGGTTACCAGCCCCATTTATAATACTAACATGCTGATTCGTGATTCGGTGGAAATGTGGAGTAAATGTCATTCAAGTACAGTTTTCCTTAGCCCACCTTTTGTTAACACACCTTAGACCTAACCAGTCCTGTTTAACTCGCTCTTCTGGTGGTGGTAATTTTATTTGTTAGATCTCCTTTTTTGTGTGTCAGctatcatttttatatatatatatatatatatatatatatatatatatattgaaagaAGACGTTTGACAGAGTATGATTAATATGATTTGAATTGTGTCTCATAGGAATCTGCCCCTCTGCACTCTCTTTGGTAAATGAGGCTCAGTTTTTGCTGATTAATAGAGCCAGTGTGTCTCTTCTGCTGGATCATATTGTTAACAAGTAATGACTGTACTACACATTATTTATACATGTCCAAAACCTGTAGCATGGCAAAAAAATATTTGGgtacattttttatttccaaagatgatgaaatcttatgtaGATCTCTCTTAAATGTTTTGCCACAGACAGGACAATTCCCATAATGACGCACCTTTCGACATGCTTCAGCTCATTCATCGTTTCAGGGCAAACCTTATTGTCTCTAGCTCGAGACCATTTGAAGAAGAGGAGTGGTCTGGTATGAAAATAGGAGGCACTCTGTTTCAGGTTAGATGTCAAGAAGAGTATGAACAAACTAAATGAAGAAGAACAATATGTGGCATGTAAATtgcatattttttatacttTCATTTTAAAGGTGATAGGCAAATGTGGTCGCTGTCAGATGATAGGAATTGATCAGACCTCTAGCATTAGGACCCAGGAGCCACTCAAGTCTCTGTTGGAATGCCGAAGTGGGAAGGTTAGTGTAATTTAATAGCATTTTAACCCTTTATAAGCAAATCAGCACCCATCGGGTTCTGATCtgctgcattttgtttttaattgttcatataatgtatataatatacacatggacatattttaaacacagattGCTGATTGTAAAATAAATTTCTTTTTCAAAGGTCACTTTTGGAGTGTACTTAATTCACCTACCTCAAAGAAACCTGACTGCACATTCCACTTTATCTGTTTGTTCTCATGTAAGTGTACAGACAGAAAATGTCAACAAGTGaattttaaaaccactgtaaTACTGAATATTGAAGACTAATGAAGGCTGGTCCAAAAGCCTGGAAGAATGTAAATGTGCacataatgtataaatatacacatataGGTGCATCTTGataaattcaattcaaaaagcaAAACTCATATAATGATTAattacagagtgatctatttcaagcttttatttcttttaatgttgatgattatggcttatagccaaagaaaacccaaaagtcactATCTCAGAAATTTAGactttgatttccaaatga from Hoplias malabaricus isolate fHopMal1 chromosome 8, fHopMal1.hap1, whole genome shotgun sequence includes:
- the mocos gene encoding molybdenum cofactor sulfurase; amino-acid sequence: MESFQSEFSRLNTFESFKEIWTHYGFGTDHRELIQQEFARIKDVTYLDHAGTTLFPESQMKKFYEDILRNVYGNPHSHNASSRLTNDTVESVRYRILEHFNTSPQEYSVIFTAGCTAALKLVADSFPWGSGSQFCYFTDNHTSVVGIRGVTIPKGVKTLAVSPQEVEARAKDHQNNQVTVITEHDISVAHLFCYPAQSNFSGRKYPLSYVTGVQSQQLYPTCEHRGRWFVLLDAASFVGCSPLDLKQHPADFVPISFYKIFGFPTGLGALLVKNEAAELLRKGYFGGGTASAYTAGEDYFVPKSNIISRFEDGTISFLDIISLHHGFDVLQKLTGSMVNIQLHTFGLARYTYMILSCLRHNNEQPVAQIYCDNEFESVAKQGAVLNFNLLDRHGQVVGYSKVDKMASLFNIHMRTGCFCNTGACQAHLGISNKEVKRNLQAGHVCGDNIDLVEGRPTGSIRISFGYMSTFEDCQSFLKFVVNCFVDKPLKLDQERLARIRSATTTEASVSDLLNSVYISRTVPEENQLSPSPAPLNNQSSEVVSKSERNVGKPCTLTNIFIYPIKSCAAFEVTEWPVGPHGLLYDRTWMVVNENGVCLSQKRETKLCLIHPHICLASNILRLQAPGMETITLPLEASGENHVLRKCQSKVCGDRIQAVDCGESVSAWLSEFLGKPCCLVRQNPDFSRDMKMGQEKGICPSALSLVNEAQFLLINRASVSLLLDHIVNKQDNSHNDAPFDMLQLIHRFRANLIVSSSRPFEEEEWSGMKIGGTLFQVIGKCGRCQMIGIDQTSSIRTQEPLKSLLECRSGKVTFGVYLIHLPQRNLTAHSTLSVCSHIKTLLALSLGHECLDTRNATVVAHVLDTSVCGGS